Sequence from the Corallococcus sp. EGB genome:
GCTGGGCCGCGTCGATGAGCTGGCGGGGCTCCAGCACGCCGCCCTTCTCCGCATGGCCTACGGCGTTGCGCAGGTCCGACACGCCGCCCAGCGGCAGGGAGAACTGCTGCTGGGAGAGGAAGCGGGCCTCGTCGACGAGCGCCAGCGCTTCGGTCACTTCGGCCTCGGTGTCCAGGAATGGACGGGCGAGCACCCGCTCCCTTCCCGGCTCGGTGCGGCAGCGCTGCGTCAGCGCGCGGAGCACTTCCGAGAAACCGAGGTCTTCCAATGTCCTTTGGGAAATCTGCACGGTCATGGGTTTCATGCGAGGCCGGGTGTCCGTCAAGGGGAAGTATTGAGGTGGCCCACCGGGACCTGCTATCTGCCAACCATGATGTGGGTTCTCGTGGCGGCGCTGCTTGCGGGCGCGTCCGACGCACCGGCCTCTCCGGGCCTGACGGCGCAAGCGACTCCGGCCTCCAGTCCGCTGGCGGACGCGCTGGCGTTGGAGACCACGGGCAACGACGCGGGAGCCCTCGCCGCCTTGGAGCGGCTCATTGCCAACCAGCCCCGCTGGGAGTTGCCCCGCCTGGAGGCCGCGCGGCTGCTCCTCAAGGGAGGCAGCGACCCGGAGCTGGAGCGCGCCGGCGTCCACCTGGAGGCCGCGCAGCGCGAGGCCCCGGACAACCCCCGCGTGTACTTCCTCCAGGGCCAGCTCCAGGAGGAGAAGGGCGCCACCTTCGACGCCATCCGGGCCTACGAGAAGGCCGTCACCCTGCGCCCGTCGTACGACGACGCGCGCTTCCGGCTCGCGGGCCTCTGGGCGCAGGCGGGGGACTGGCTCAAGGCGGAGCTGCACTACCGCCCCCTGTCCAAGTCCCGCCCCGCGTGGGTGCAGGTGCGCATGCAGCTGGCGGCGGTGCTGGAGAAGCAGGGCCGCACGCTGGACGCGGAGCGGGAGTTCCTGGCCGCGCGCGACGCCCAGCCAGACAACCCGGGCGTCCTGAGGACGCTGGCGGCCTTCTATGAGCGGACGGACAGGCCCCAACTCGCCGCGAAGGTGCGCGCGCAGCTGACGGCGCCGCCGAAGCGCAACATGCGGGTGCTCAAACCTTCAAAGCGCTGACAGCAGGCGGCGGAGCGCGCTCCGTGGCGATTGCTTCGCGCGACGCGCTGCATACACTGCCCCCGCTTTGAAGACCGCCAACCTCGCCATCGTCTTCACCGACATCAAGGGCTTCACCGAACGCACCAGTCGCCAGACGCTGGAGGAGAATCAGCAGCTCCT
This genomic interval carries:
- a CDS encoding lipopolysaccharide assembly protein LapB; translated protein: MMWVLVAALLAGASDAPASPGLTAQATPASSPLADALALETTGNDAGALAALERLIANQPRWELPRLEAARLLLKGGSDPELERAGVHLEAAQREAPDNPRVYFLQGQLQEEKGATFDAIRAYEKAVTLRPSYDDARFRLAGLWAQAGDWLKAELHYRPLSKSRPAWVQVRMQLAAVLEKQGRTLDAEREFLAARDAQPDNPGVLRTLAAFYERTDRPQLAAKVRAQLTAPPKRNMRVLKPSKR